CACTGTCCAATGtcatttcaaaatgtcacaTCACTTCAAAGTGTTTCTCTAAGTTGAAGTAACAAAGCGAAAGTCAGTATAGTCCTAAAGAGTAGCTCTTCACACCATTACATGCAGAAAAGAGTGCAGAGTGATTTATTTCAGTGGCGACAGGAAGTAGGCAGACTGAATGTGCTGATTTTCTGTTTCTTCAGTCGAAGTTGAGCGGGTGGCCATCAAAGTGAGTGAGCACATGATTCTCAAACACCTTCTGGTCGCAGTCCAGCGGGAACTGCTCGCTGCACATGGGGCAGATTTTCCAGTGACTCTCCACATGCTCCTCGAACTTGCTCTGGTCATAGTTGGGTGGGAAGATGACCTCACAGAGTGGACATCGCTTCATGTCCATGCTGCACACGGGGAGAggacagaagaagagaaaggcAGGGAGAGAGCGCTCACGTAAATAAGCAGTCAAGAGATGATGTGCGCAAAAACCAGGAGTGTGTGCTAATAAAGAGCATCTGTCTGATGCGACGTGGGTGGCCTGCTGCTCGACGAATACCAACAAAAGGGCAGCAGAACAAACACTTTGCACATGTTACAATGCACAggtttcaaaaaaatgtagggTGCAGCAAACTTAGATGGCATTTATGAGAGTTTGGGTGTTACCTGGGATCAAAGCAGAAGGCAGTTTGTCCATCGGTCACAAATGGGCTGTGAGTTTCAGTTGCTGTGGGCTGTTCATTGGTATTACCCTGAGAAATTGTGAATATTTAACACAAAGAAGTCAATCAGAAATATTTAACTGCATACTGCATGTGGGAGAGAATACAGACAGCACAATGTTTTCTTACATTGTTGATGTTTTGATTTTCCTCTGACTCCTCGTGGCCTTCTGGACGGCTATAATTGCGGGTGGGCTGGTTACACACCACATTACTGTCCCAGGAGGGCGGCCCCACAGGGGGCCTAAGCAGCTGATCATTTAAGAACTCCTCATCCCCCTCATCTGCAGGAAGGGAATTTAAAGACATAGCTActgtaaatacaattaaattattaaGTTATGTGAATCTATCAGCAAAGGAAACAAACCTTTAGAGTCTGAGATGGAGTAAGGGTTCCCAAAATGCAGCTTGCTGGGGCTCTTAGAGACCAGCAGTGGGGTGGGGGCATCTTGGGTGTAGGGGACAGGGTACTGCAGGAATAAAGGCACATTGGACTGGATACTCTCCAAGCCAGTTTTCTCACTGGCCCCCTGTTCTcccttcctgctgctgctgcccttcTGGAGTTCCTAGGCAGGAAACAGCCGGATTTAAAGACcaatgtcaaaattaaaaatgttttctgtggAGCTAAATATCTGGTTTCTATCTCTCAATGCCTCCCAGTCTGTCAAGGCAAGAAATTCATCAGTGCTTACAATCACACAGCAGCTATGAGTTCTTGCTTTTTCTCTCGCtcacacaaacattttaattagtgccttcattaaaaaagaaactcttCTCATTTTCAAAGGGATTGGGACGCTGTGTTTTATTGATGTTAGTTGCAGACGCCAATTTAATTTACAGTCTAAACCTCAAATTGGGTCATTCTGCTCCTCTTAGCTGTAACACCATTACCTCGAAGCAATATTTTAGGTCCGTGAGGACCTTGCTGTGGTCCAaagtaatgaaatggaaaataagAACTCATTTACTTTGCTTCTACAATTAGAGGCATATTAAACACAGACCAGATTGGGTGAGGGAAAATTGCCAGGGGAATGGCACTTTTCAGGGATTTTTTTAAGAGTGGAGTAAAGTCtataaaagagaaaatgaaagctgtcACTAACCTCCTCTACTTTTTCCTTCTCCTTAACAACAAGTGCTAGAGTGCCCTTCAGTTCCTTTAGCTCCCGTCCCTTCTCAGCTATCTGGCTCTGAAgtaaacaaaagacacaaagatagaagaataaaaagcatttttaaatCTCAAATATCTGACATGTGCTACTGATTGAAACTGTATCAGTGAAATACCCTCAGACTTCAGTGTGTGACATAAATTGATCACAGCCATAAAAGGCTTCCTTTCGCAAAGGACTAATTTATGTACAATACCGCTCAAAGCAAAACAACCTGTTTGAATTCATCTGAGACACTAAGCAAATATCCGCCTGACCTGAGCCAAGCACGGCATTAGCCAGGCAACTGGAGATGACTCCTCAGAGTCGGACATAAACAGCAGTAAAATGTCGTCTTACAGATAGGCCTGCTCATAAACAACACTGTCAGAGCGGCTCTGTTCAAGGGGAGAGATAGCATCAAAGGCTCCATCCCCGAGCTATACCAAGCGGTAAAAACGCATTAAGTGTCCAAAGACAGACCTGATTTGAAAGCAGCAGAGCATCACTGGGAGCAGATGGCCTGACTGCAGTGCTAAGTGTCTGAACTGACCTTGTAGCGATCTTCCTCTGCTGCCAACTGCAGTTTCATGTTCTCATTCATCTTCAGTTGCTCCTTAAATTTCACCTCCATCTTGGCCAGCTCATCAGCAAACATGCAGCTACGCTCCTTCTCCTCCTAAAGAGCAGTCAGATATTAatcaatgctcttttttttatcatattcCTCTATTTTACAATGCAGAGAGTGCATACTATACATCATGCCTTTGGAGAATATGAGTCTTTAACAGGGTTTGAACATCTAATTTGAGGACACTTGACCAATAAAAGGATGCAAATATGCAGTTTCTTACCACGAGCATCTGCTTGCATTTCCTGTACTTGTCATTCCTGTCGGACGCCTCTCTGCTGATGCCTTTGAGTTTCTCCTGGATGATGGCTTCCAGCATGGGATCAGCAGAACCTGGACTCCCTGTGAAGATAATGAAGGCATGTCAGGCAAAACATGATTGCCATTTTAAATGCAATTCTTCTTTCCATGACTTACACTTTGGCACATATACCGTACCTGGCACTGAAGTGTCTGGACTCACTGATAAAGGGATTGTTGAGGCCTCTTGTGCTGAGCTTCTCTTCAGATcctacagacagaaaaaaagaatgtttaaaACTAGCTCTAAATGCAATgagatgacagaaaaaaacttaaaagaaaCAGTATATTTGTCTTGTCATGAGCTAGATATACACAGGATCAGTAGACAACTAAAATGAACATGACAAGTAAAAACACAAAGGTATGTTACTCAAAACAATTACAACATGACACAGCAGATtctattttgtgtgtctttaaTTAAGTTAGCATTTAATTTTACAACGCAACATTCAAATGTGCATGTGTTAATGTCTTCATAAAGATGAATGGGGTTTTGCAATTAATTCCAGTCCAGAAATTAGCAACAGACTTAAGAGTGCCAAAGAACCTTTAACTTCTGAGGACATTGAGTGGGATTTCATAGAGAGGCAAAGTGTTACAGAAGTCTAACGTCACTTCTGTTCTTTAACAAAGTATACAATATGTCGGCTGGTGTCTGGTGGGACCTACCCCTTGCGGATCAGAGAATCTAAGCACTTGTTTTTGCAGTCTCTGACATTCCTTGTATTTCTCCTTGTAGTGTTCTGCAGCCATGTGCAGTCGCAGCTTCAGGTCTTCCACCTCTCTCTGTAGCTCTGCTAAAACAGCTGGGTCGGCagcagcttcttcttctgctttggCCTGGTGACAACAAACATTACAGCACAACAGAGCAGACATTAATCGCAGGAATGGGCAAACTTCAATGCCCCCTGGGAAGTTGTAGCAACAGAAAGGAACCCCTTATTGATAGTATCTTAGTGATTATGACTGATCATCTACAATGTCTATTAGGGTTAGAGCTTTTCTAAGAAAGGGATGCTATCAAATTATTCTTCAGTAAACTGTGGCGATCAATTAAAAGCTGTTTGAATGTGGAGCGCTTATGCACCCAGGAAACTGTTCTGATCGGGgagaggatgtttttttttttcttctttttttttgttagaattATGGAGAGAAGTACAGGCCCCTTCAAATGCAGAACCAATAAAACCCGCAGTGAGACATTTTCTATTTGTTACAATTATTTGCTCTTTCTCACTGGCTTCACCAAAGCATAGCATTCTTACAATATGGTTGGATGATAATActattataatttataatatatcAATCTAATTGTTCTGTGGTGAAATACTTATATAAAACATTATTATATACTTCTATTAAACCTCATTGCTACTCTGATACACATACTATTAGAGGTTTTCTATGCTCACACATTACCTACtgcttaaatgtaatgttttatttaaagcaaatttcatcAATAAAGCCTGTTGGATTGAATATCATCCTCACAGCTTCAATCTTGGCCTCTGCCTTCATCTGCTCTACCAGGCGCTCCAGGCGGACACACTGGGCCTGAGCTTCAGCCTTGGCTTGGCGAATGGCATCCGCCTCCAGCTTCATGTGGTAGAGTTCGGACATAGTACGGTCGCGGGTGCTAGAGGCGTCCCTCAACTCAGCGGCTAACAAAGAGGACTGCTGCTGTTTGGCCTGGAGCTGTTCCTCCTTCTGCCGCAGCTGCTCTTTCAGGGCCTTCATATCTCCCTGTCGGAAACAAACAACGTTTTAAGTGaaggtttttttcatttccataaGGTCACTAGCAATATGTAATTatgtaaaatcttaaaatgatgatgaaaataatgattatttttaatggCTTCTTATGCCCTCATTATTATGACATAATACATAATCAAGTTAAATACCATATATGACAAATCTACCTAGGTGTTGTGACTTTAAAACAGAATTATTTGTACCAAGGGGGGGACTTTGGCCAGTATCTCTCTgtaatgtttctccttttcaGTGAGGCACGCTTGCAGGCGTCCAACTTCCTCTTTAAACTGGGCAATGGTGTTTTCCTTGTTCACGTCCACGGACTTCAGCATCTGCAACTCTGCACTCAGCTTGGTGTTCTCCAGCTCACGGTTTTTCAGGTGAGtctgacaaagacaacacaaccacacacacacacacattataaaaCATAGTCCTTAGCATTTCCCTCATAAATACaacaccaatcacaatcatgtACCAAAGAGCATATgaccattaaaataaatgttgcatGACCTCAATTACAAAACTGAGATTGAGATAGGCCCATAAAGTTCCCCTTGTGCAACAGCCCCAGTATGATGTTCCAAGTTAAATTAGGTATGGGTTTTGGCTCCATTTCCGTGGCGACACTAGGGTATGTGACACTCCCAGTTCGGGTGCAGTGCCGACCACAACAAAAGCACAGAAACACCAGACGGACCAGAAGAAGACAGAATAAGGCATGCCTTGTTTAGACTAAATGTTTGGGCTAGAGTATACAGAATAATCACAGTAGTAAAATCGAAAAATGGAAACCGGAAAAGTCAAAGAACTGGACCTTCAATTTTGGGGAGTCTAATATGACAAAAATATTGTTAAGTATACAGATTGTAAAGCTATCAGTAACAAAGCACTCAACCGAACCACTGCTAAGCCCATTTACCTAATGATCATGTTATATGAAAGTACCTAGTTACTACCTACCGAAACCATGACACCCTTATTTAGCTATTAATCTTTATTTGAAAAACATACTAATACTACCAGTACATTACCTTGTAAAGTTCCTTTTCATCTTTCTCATTCTTAAGATGAGATTCAAGTGCCTCCTTCTCTGCTGTAAGTTTCTTCACTCTATCCTTGAGACTAAAGAAAAGGTCATGAAAAAAAGTTGGTCACAAATTGTATCACCCATCACAGTGTCTACATTTGGTGTTTGGAATAATTATGAGTGACCATAGATTAtggtctattttgtttttatgtatcaCTCACAGCTAAAACAAGATGCTGGCAGAAAATGTGATTAAGTCACAAGCTACTTCCTCCCTTCTCAACTTAGCAAAAGCAGGCAATTCAGTGAATTTAGAACAACCCCATCCATCCTTAACTCACCTGTCCAGCTCAGTTTCCTTTTGTAGGCCCTTCTGGGTGACTCCAATCAGATCCTCCTCTAACTGTAGAACTCTGGCCGTGGCCTCCTCCAGCCTCCTctttacctcctctttctcctcttgcAGGGCCTGGGAAGAGTTCTGCAACTCCTGGGagacaataaaatataatgttaaaaacaagtgggataaaaaaaaaaaagagaagagtgCTTAAGTTGGGTAATGTGAATGATCTAATGAATTATTGAATCCATTAATCATTctcaataataaaacaaatattttactcCATTTTGTGCCAAGAGCTACATAAATCTAGAGGGGTTCAAATCTGGCAtggcaaaaataataatagcttCTTGGTATACCGCTTTCTTTGACTCTTTGCTTGTGGAAAACGTGTGCAAAGCATAAAACGTTTATTGTCTTTGCATATGAAAGTCTAAATCGAAATGAACATTATGTCTCAATGCAGAGTTTTCAAacttaaaagataaaaaaaaactaaaaggaa
The Etheostoma spectabile isolate EspeVRDwgs_2016 chromosome 6, UIUC_Espe_1.0, whole genome shotgun sequence genome window above contains:
- the tax1bp1b gene encoding tax1-binding protein 1 homolog B isoform X2; the protein is MELFLDGTLLSDTMDTSNFAHVIFQNVGKSYMPHAALECHYTLTQFITPNPKDWVGIFKVGWSTARDYYTFLWSPLPENYVEGTAVNRIVVFQGYYVPNDDAEFYQFCYVTHKGEIRGASTPFQFRANSPSEDELLTVEDECNSDILVVTTKASFLEQKMEEAKREKEELMKNLSLLQQEKEQLEAEKESLQKECEKEKETCAQLRRESQELQNSSQALQEEKEEVKRRLEEATARVLQLEEDLIGVTQKGLQKETELDSLKDRVKKLTAEKEALESHLKNEKDEKELYKTHLKNRELENTKLSAELQMLKSVDVNKENTIAQFKEEVGRLQACLTEKEKHYREILAKVPPLGDMKALKEQLRQKEEQLQAKQQQSSLLAAELRDASSTRDRTMSELYHMKLEADAIRQAKAEAQAQCVRLERLVEQMKAEAKIEAAKAEEEAAADPAVLAELQREVEDLKLRLHMAAEHYKEKYKECQRLQKQVLRFSDPQGDLKRSSAQEASTIPLSVSPDTSVPGSPGSADPMLEAIIQEKLKGISREASDRNDKYRKCKQMLVEEKERSCMFADELAKMEVKFKEQLKMNENMKLQLAAEEDRYKELQKGSSSRKGEQGASEKTGLESIQSNVPLFLQYPVPYTQDAPTPLLVSKSPSKLHFGNPYSISDSKDEGDEEFLNDQLLRPPVGPPSWDSNVVCNQPTRNYSRPEGHEESEENQNINNGNTNEQPTATETHSPFVTDGQTAFCFDPSMDMKRCPLCEVIFPPNYDQSKFEEHVESHWKICPMCSEQFPLDCDQKVFENHVLTHFDGHPLNFD
- the tax1bp1b gene encoding tax1-binding protein 1 homolog B isoform X1, translating into MELFLDGTLLSDTMDTSNFAHVIFQNVGKSYMPHAALECHYTLTQFITPNPKDWVGIFKVGWSTARDYYTFLWSPLPENYVEGTAVNRIVVFQGYYVPNDDAEFYQFCYVTHKGEIRGASTPFQFRANSPSEDELLTVEDECNSDILVVTTKASFLEQKMEEAKREKEELMKNLSLLQQEKEQLEAEKESLQKECEKEKETCAQLRRESQELQNSSQALQEEKEEVKRRLEEATARVLQLEEDLIGVTQKGLQKETELDSLKDRVKKLTAEKEALESHLKNEKDEKELYKTHLKNRELENTKLSAELQMLKSVDVNKENTIAQFKEEVGRLQACLTEKEKHYREILAKVPPLGDMKALKEQLRQKEEQLQAKQQQSSLLAAELRDASSTRDRTMSELYHMKLEADAIRQAKAEAQAQCVRLERLVEQMKAEAKIEAAKAEEEAAADPAVLAELQREVEDLKLRLHMAAEHYKEKYKECQRLQKQVLRFSDPQGDLKRSSAQEASTIPLSVSPDTSVPGSPGSADPMLEAIIQEKLKGISREASDRNDKYRKCKQMLVEEKERSCMFADELAKMEVKFKEQLKMNENMKLQLAAEEDRYKSQIAEKGRELKELKGTLALVVKEKEKVEEELQKGSSSRKGEQGASEKTGLESIQSNVPLFLQYPVPYTQDAPTPLLVSKSPSKLHFGNPYSISDSKDEGDEEFLNDQLLRPPVGPPSWDSNVVCNQPTRNYSRPEGHEESEENQNINNGNTNEQPTATETHSPFVTDGQTAFCFDPSMDMKRCPLCEVIFPPNYDQSKFEEHVESHWKICPMCSEQFPLDCDQKVFENHVLTHFDGHPLNFD